From the genome of Vicia villosa cultivar HV-30 ecotype Madison, WI linkage group LG2, Vvil1.0, whole genome shotgun sequence, one region includes:
- the LOC131646611 gene encoding uncharacterized protein LOC131646611 — MALYLDEEEIWKCLKHPSKRRKIGVCPVCLRERLATLCPDCANVRPCSCYATTSSSSSSASSSFSRFSITGDGVGVVGKVHNLIDREPSLRKSRSMAIPFLRSRSRFSGGIKEIDHDNTKDSPVINGSRSARSFWSMFKTSNRNRGSGSESERDWEAKKTLMVERDIDVSRTAVMARSRSVAVASSVSGDGELKPRSKGKGWSFPSPMKVFRQPKASKVVQERSPLYRG, encoded by the coding sequence ATGGCGTTGTATCTGGATGAAGAAGAGATATGGAAATGTCTAAAACACCCTTCGAAACGAAGGAAGATCGGAGTTTGTCCAGTATGCCTCCGTGAACGGCTCGCAACTCTCTGCCCTGACTGCGCTAACGTGCGCCCGTGTTCATGTTACGCTACAACTTCCTCTTCGTCTTCATCggcatcttcatcattctctcgATTTTCTATCACCGGTGACGGTGTCGGTGTGGTTGGTAAAGTTCACAACCTCATCGACCGTGAGCCTTCGCTACGTAAGTCACGCTCGATGGCAATCCCGTTTCTCCGGTCGCGATCAAGATTCTCCGGCGGGATTAAAGAAATAGATCATGATAACACAAAGGACTCGCCGGTGATCAACGGAAGCCGTTCGGCGAGGTCGTTTTGGTCAATGTTTAAGACGAGTAATCGCAATAGAGGAAGCGGAAGCGAATCGGAGCGAGATTGGGAGGCGAAGAAGACATTGATGGTGGAGCGTGACATCGATGTGAGTCGAACAGCGGTGATGGCTAGGTCAAGGTCTGTGGCGGTTGCGTCGTCGGTTTCCGGTGACGGAGAATTGAAACCGCGGTCGAAGGGAAAGGGATGGTCGTTTCCGAGTCCGATGAAGGTTTTCCGGCAACCGAAGGCTTCTAAAGTTGTTCAGGAACGTTCTCCGTTGTATAGAGGTTGA